The genomic window aatttttttttttttcttttttcttggcTATGTGGCATCAGTAGAACAagcttaaaaacaacattttatctgtgtcaataactgacatattatcaatTTAGGAAGTTGTTATGCCGAATGTGTTAGCACACAGTcacctatttacacatacagtgcacagagcaacattagcattcatttttagttgtgtttgtgtccaaccaacgaatgtaagtccaatattcactctccttttagctctggttagGTCTCCATCAACTCCAGTTAGCTGTGAAATGATCCACTGTGATCAccaggttgatgagagcagagatgaaaaaccaaaacaatgaactaaaagaagctaaaacagATAAAGAGCTGAGGAGAACTACAGAgctggtgataattctctgtgggttcattaCTAAGACCAACCCACTTTCACATTTGATCCAGTGTTGTTGTCACACACTGTCCAATACTGATCACTGACACACAGGACAGTTTGCGGGATTTTTGATCCTACACACCTGTCACTAAGCCTTTATGGTGTGCAAGAacctttttaaaattacatccattattaatgtaaaaaaatattgattagtacaGCTTTAAACTCTACAATTCTGTTCTTTGTGATTGTGAGGGCTAGTGCTTGGCTCTCTATCAACCAGCTCTTCATTGTACCTGACTGAGAATGACTGAGGTACTgacatatttgtcatttttcatacttgtatgtgatgtgttattTTCCAGGATTCTTACCCACCTACCTGCTGCCAGCCTATGAAGAGGCAGTTGACCACCCTGCCACACCTCCTCCACCCTATACCCCTCTCCAGTCAGCACTTCCACCCACAGACCCACCTGATGAATTGCCCTGCCCCCACTCAGCTGTCTCCATCCCCAGTGATGCTGATGCAGAGCACCCTGCTACTCCAGGGGCTATGCAGACCAACCTTCACAGCGCTTACAACCCCAACAAGGACTCGACACCGGGCAGGTACCGGCGCTTCACTGGGGATTCTGGGATCGAAGTGTGCGATGGCCAGGACCTGTGGGATCAGCACAGCCTTttagaaagagaagaagagacagaggcagaagGGGTTGGTCAAATGGAGGACCTATGTGATCGCTGTGGTCCCAAGACCTGTGAACACAGCCATATCAGTGATGCAGTCATTCATGACaacacagatggacagacagctGTGGATACAGAGCCACAGTCTCTTAGGTAATCTGAAACAAAACTCTGCAGCAGTAGCTGATGCAATATTCTACCTTTGGTGCTCAGGGGTTTGGTCcatatgtacatgtatatgtTTGACTAACAccagtgtgtgtgacaggtcTGGAGACAAATGTAAGGTATGACTAAACAATTTCCAATAATTTAAAGCTAAATTATGCAACTTCTGATTCGAGGCTGAAAGTGTGATTTTAACCAagctccccccccccttcacaTTTACAGCTTATCTTGATGAGCTGGCTGCTTGAAAATGGCATGAGGGCTGATATAACACCATCT from Thunnus maccoyii chromosome 14, fThuMac1.1, whole genome shotgun sequence includes these protein-coding regions:
- the wbp1la gene encoding WW domain binding protein 1-like a; its protein translation is MGSPKFNVGEENSATAATIAEAKLVCLGVNNQSYICELGHCCGETQCCSYYYELWWFWLVWTLIIILTCCCVCQHWRSKQRFQQQRRQNEINLIAYREAHNNSHLPLYLRFLPTYLLPAYEEAVDHPATPPPPYTPLQSALPPTDPPDELPCPHSAVSIPSDADAEHPATPGAMQTNLHSAYNPNKDSTPGRYRRFTGDSGIEVCDGQDLWDQHSLLEREEETEAEGVGQMEDLCDRCGPKTCEHSHISDAVIHDNTDGQTAVDTEPQSLR